A section of the Vicinamibacterales bacterium genome encodes:
- the metK gene encoding methionine adenosyltransferase, with translation MSRNGRYLFTSESVTEGHPDKIADQISDSILDAILAQDPVGRVACETLVTTGLAIVAGEITTSCYVDFPSIVRDTIRDVGYTRGKFGFDSETCAVLSSIHGQSPDIAQGVDPGGAGDQGLMFGYACTETPELMPMPIMLAHKLVRGLSERRRDHSMDYLRPDGKSQVSIEYDHGRPVRVDTIVVSTQHSPTVTNETLREDITEKIVSKVIPKEMMDAKTRVLINPTGRFVVGGPHGDAGVTGRKIIVDTYGGAAPHGGGAFSGKDPTKVDRSACYMARYVAKNVVAAGLAERCMVQLAYAIGVAEPVSVLIDTYGTGTISDDRISELVRAHFKLTPRGIIESLDLRRPIYKKTAAFGHFGRTEPEFTWEKTDKAAALRADGGR, from the coding sequence ATGAGCCGTAACGGCCGCTACCTGTTTACCTCGGAATCGGTGACCGAAGGACATCCCGACAAGATCGCCGACCAGATTTCCGACTCCATTCTCGACGCCATTCTCGCGCAGGACCCGGTGGGGCGCGTCGCCTGCGAGACGCTCGTCACCACCGGCCTCGCCATCGTCGCCGGCGAGATCACCACGAGCTGTTACGTGGATTTCCCGAGCATCGTCCGCGACACCATCAGGGACGTCGGCTACACCCGCGGCAAGTTCGGCTTCGACTCCGAGACGTGCGCCGTGCTCTCGTCGATTCACGGCCAGTCCCCCGACATCGCCCAGGGCGTCGATCCGGGCGGCGCCGGCGACCAGGGACTCATGTTCGGCTATGCCTGCACCGAGACGCCCGAACTGATGCCGATGCCGATCATGCTCGCGCACAAGCTGGTCCGCGGGCTGTCCGAGCGGCGGCGCGATCATTCGATGGATTACCTGCGGCCCGACGGCAAGTCACAGGTGTCGATCGAGTACGACCACGGCCGTCCCGTGCGCGTCGACACCATCGTGGTGTCGACGCAGCACAGCCCGACGGTCACCAACGAGACGCTGCGCGAGGACATCACCGAGAAGATCGTCAGCAAGGTGATCCCCAAGGAGATGATGGACGCGAAGACGCGCGTGCTCATCAATCCGACCGGCCGGTTCGTGGTCGGCGGGCCGCACGGCGACGCCGGCGTCACCGGGCGCAAGATCATCGTCGACACCTACGGCGGCGCCGCGCCGCACGGCGGCGGCGCGTTCTCGGGCAAGGATCCGACGAAGGTCGATCGCTCGGCGTGCTACATGGCGCGGTACGTCGCCAAGAACGTCGTCGCCGCGGGGCTCGCCGAACGCTGCATGGTGCAGCTGGCGTATGCGATCGGCGTGGCCGAACCGGTGTCGGTGCTGATCGACACCTACGGCACCGGCACGATCTCCGACGACAGGATCAGCGAGCTGGTGCGCGCGCACTTCAAGCTCACCCCGCGCGGCATCATCGAGTCGCTCGATCTGCGCCGGCCGATCTACAAGAAGACCGCCGCGTTCGGCCACTTCGGCCGCACCGAGCCGGAGTTCACCTGGGAGAAGACGGACAAGGCCGCGGCCCTGCGGGCCGACGGCGGGCGGTAA
- the xerD gene encoding site-specific tyrosine recombinase XerD, translating to MTTSNDEIDGYVGYLRDVRRMSPNTLSSYARDLRALDEFAVAQNKPVTALDRRDLEAFARRLMTAGLAPRSVARTIACVRGFYKFLLAEKKLEADPAEDLRAPRAWPALPKYLDLEEVDRLLQQPDVSTPRGIRDKALIELLYATGLRVTELLSLKAGDISLDAGYLTCIGKGDKERIVPLGDSAAGWIRRYAGEARPALLKGRKTKWLFVNARGGGQLSRVGFWKLLKDYGIKAGVSREISPHVLRHSFATHLLERGADLRAIQMMLGHADLSTTQIYTHVLEARLRTVYDKFHPRR from the coding sequence GTGACCACCAGCAACGACGAGATCGACGGCTACGTCGGCTACCTGCGCGACGTGCGGCGCATGTCGCCGAACACGCTGAGCAGCTACGCGCGCGATCTGCGCGCGCTCGACGAGTTCGCCGTGGCGCAGAACAAACCGGTCACCGCGCTCGACCGGCGCGATCTCGAGGCGTTCGCCCGCCGCCTGATGACCGCCGGGCTCGCGCCGCGATCCGTCGCGCGGACGATCGCCTGCGTGCGCGGCTTCTACAAGTTCCTGCTGGCCGAGAAGAAGCTCGAGGCGGATCCCGCGGAGGACCTCCGCGCGCCGCGGGCCTGGCCGGCGCTGCCCAAGTACCTGGATCTGGAGGAGGTCGATCGCCTCCTGCAGCAGCCGGATGTCTCGACGCCGCGCGGCATCCGCGACAAGGCGCTGATCGAGCTGCTCTATGCCACCGGGCTGCGGGTGACCGAACTGCTGTCGCTCAAGGCCGGCGACATCAGCCTGGACGCCGGCTACCTGACGTGCATCGGCAAGGGGGACAAGGAGCGCATCGTGCCGCTCGGGGATTCCGCCGCCGGCTGGATCCGCCGCTACGCCGGCGAGGCGCGTCCGGCGCTGCTCAAGGGGCGCAAGACCAAATGGCTGTTCGTGAACGCCAGGGGGGGCGGCCAGCTGTCGCGCGTGGGGTTCTGGAAACTGCTGAAGGACTACGGCATCAAGGCGGGGGTGTCGCGCGAGATCAGTCCCCACGTGCTCCGACACTCGTTTGCGACGCACCTGCTCGAGCGCGGCGCGGACCTGCGCGCCATCCAGATGATGCTGGGACACGCCGACCTGTCGACGACCCAGATCTATACGCACGTCCTGGAAGCGCGCCTGCGCACGGTCTACGACAAGTTCCACCCCCGCCGGTGA
- a CDS encoding BatA domain-containing protein yields the protein MIELLAPWAAAGAILLAGPLLVHMLLRRNARRLIFPAAHFLPATRAAAVRLRRPSDVGLLVLRMAIAGAAIAAALQPIVITPQRVSRWNARVIRAVVVDTSASAAAGGDGARLAEQELTSFRAQRFDGTDLRDGLARAAAWLAAAPPGRREVVILSDFQQGALEREDLRVLPAGAGVRTIRVHGPPRGGASPLPQVSGFRDAVWRPSVNVDARGTGVTWTKTADGSRAAWLTTAEAEAERDAASRAVYAATAAGVAAGDDTHRVRIRFAGAPPDAASRSEVRTPWMVNAALALRRSGLLRDADAAIQTAEQAGALVVETNVRAASLAAPAVVRAVVLAVRPPAIADREAEVLTVPDAELASWRRDAAPLAMTTYRPSGQADGDSDARWFWGIALALLGVETWLRRRDAGAAERQVRDAA from the coding sequence GTGATCGAGTTGCTCGCGCCGTGGGCCGCAGCCGGAGCGATCCTGCTGGCCGGTCCGCTGCTCGTCCACATGCTGCTGCGCCGCAACGCGCGGCGCCTGATCTTTCCGGCGGCGCATTTCCTGCCGGCGACGCGGGCCGCGGCCGTGCGGCTCCGCCGCCCGTCCGACGTCGGGCTGCTCGTGCTGCGGATGGCGATCGCCGGAGCGGCGATCGCCGCGGCGCTCCAACCGATCGTCATCACGCCGCAGCGGGTGTCGCGGTGGAACGCACGGGTGATTCGCGCGGTGGTGGTGGACACGAGCGCCAGCGCCGCCGCCGGCGGCGACGGCGCGCGGCTGGCGGAGCAGGAACTGACGTCCTTTCGCGCCCAGCGATTCGACGGAACGGACCTTCGGGACGGCCTCGCGCGCGCCGCCGCGTGGCTGGCAGCGGCGCCGCCCGGGCGCCGCGAAGTCGTCATCCTTTCCGATTTCCAGCAGGGGGCGCTCGAACGCGAGGACCTGCGCGTGCTGCCTGCCGGCGCCGGCGTGAGAACGATTCGCGTGCACGGGCCGCCGCGAGGCGGGGCGTCGCCGCTGCCGCAGGTCTCGGGATTCCGCGACGCGGTGTGGCGGCCGTCGGTGAACGTCGACGCACGCGGCACCGGCGTCACGTGGACGAAGACGGCTGACGGATCGCGGGCGGCCTGGCTGACGACGGCGGAAGCAGAGGCTGAACGGGACGCGGCGTCGCGCGCCGTGTATGCGGCGACCGCCGCCGGCGTCGCGGCGGGCGACGACACGCACCGCGTACGGATTCGGTTCGCCGGCGCGCCGCCGGATGCCGCGTCCAGGAGCGAGGTGCGGACGCCGTGGATGGTGAATGCCGCCCTCGCGCTCCGCCGCAGCGGGCTGCTGCGGGACGCAGACGCCGCCATCCAGACCGCGGAGCAGGCGGGCGCGCTGGTGGTCGAGACGAACGTCCGCGCCGCGTCCCTGGCGGCCCCCGCCGTCGTGCGGGCCGTCGTCTTGGCGGTGCGGCCGCCAGCGATCGCCGATCGCGAGGCCGAAGTGCTCACGGTGCCGGACGCGGAGCTGGCGTCGTGGCGGCGCGATGCGGCGCCGCTCGCGATGACGACGTATCGCCCGTCCGGGCAGGCGGACGGGGATTCGGACGCCCGGTGGTTCTGGGGGATCGCGCTGGCGCTCCTGGGCGTCGAGACGTGGCTGCGGCGCAGGGATGCCGGCGCCGCCGAACGGCAGGTGCGCGATGCCGCCTGA
- a CDS encoding DUF58 domain-containing protein codes for MNGPLDPAALAAIGDLELVSKRIVDGTISGLHRSPFHGYSAEFSQYRHYRPGDDLKYIDWKLFARTDRLYTKQFRETTNLVCQIALDVSASMGYAAAGGVTKLDYARLLASALAYLISRQGDAVGLVTYADDLRQYLPSRGGQAHLHSLLLALGRSTAGGGTNSAPALARTIDLLKRRGLLVVISDLYDERPDVERALMRASHIGHDVIVFHVLTRDEVALPFRDDVQVEDPETGRIVLSNGRAAATAYREAISGFLERWRTRAATYGVDYVRLFTDQPLDTGLRAYLRRRAGAAA; via the coding sequence GTGAACGGTCCGCTCGACCCGGCGGCGCTGGCGGCGATCGGCGACCTGGAGCTGGTCTCGAAGCGCATCGTCGACGGCACGATCTCGGGCCTGCATCGCAGTCCGTTTCACGGCTACAGCGCGGAGTTCAGCCAGTACCGCCACTACCGGCCCGGCGACGATCTGAAATACATCGACTGGAAGCTGTTCGCCCGCACCGATCGCCTGTACACGAAGCAGTTCCGCGAGACGACGAACCTGGTCTGCCAGATCGCGCTCGACGTCAGCGCGTCCATGGGCTACGCGGCAGCCGGCGGAGTCACCAAACTGGACTACGCGCGGCTGCTCGCGTCCGCGCTCGCCTATCTGATTTCCCGGCAGGGGGACGCCGTTGGACTCGTCACCTACGCCGATGACCTGCGACAGTACCTGCCGAGCCGCGGCGGTCAGGCGCACCTGCACAGTCTGCTGCTCGCGCTCGGCCGATCCACGGCCGGCGGCGGGACCAACAGCGCGCCGGCGCTCGCCCGGACGATCGACCTGCTGAAGCGCCGCGGACTCCTCGTCGTGATCTCGGATCTGTACGACGAGCGGCCGGACGTCGAGCGCGCGCTGATGCGCGCCTCGCACATCGGCCACGACGTCATCGTGTTCCACGTCCTGACGCGCGACGAGGTGGCGCTGCCGTTCCGCGACGACGTGCAGGTCGAGGATCCGGAGACGGGCCGGATCGTGCTGTCGAACGGCCGGGCGGCCGCGACGGCGTATCGCGAAGCGATCAGCGGCTTTCTCGAGCGCTGGCGGACGCGCGCGGCGACCTACGGCGTCGACTACGTCCGGCTGTTCACCGATCAGCCGCTGGACACCGGGCTGCGCGCGTACCTGCGCCGCCGGGCCGGAGCCGCGGCGTGA
- a CDS encoding MoxR family ATPase has translation MEADISRETIAEVAERLERELAKAIVGQQRVIREILIAFLAGGHCLLRGVPGLAKTLLIKTLADAVHLRFNRIQFTPDLMPSDILGAEVIEEDRSSGKRVIRFIRGPIFSNIILADEINRTPPKTQAALLEAMQEYQVTVSGVRYDLERPLFVLATQNPIEQEGTYPLPEAQLDRFMFNVVIEYPTAEEERRILAMTTGSSEPRIGVVASGGEIERLHGLVRDVPAADNIVDFAARLVRATRPAGEEAPDFVRKWVRWGAGPRAGQALLLGAKARALLEGRTVADFEDVRAVALPVLRHRVLVNFQAEADGIDADEIVRRLLDLRQ, from the coding sequence ATGGAAGCTGACATCTCGCGCGAGACAATCGCCGAGGTGGCCGAGCGGCTCGAGCGGGAGCTGGCGAAAGCCATCGTCGGCCAGCAACGCGTCATCAGGGAGATTCTGATCGCCTTCCTGGCCGGCGGCCACTGCCTGCTCCGCGGCGTGCCCGGCCTCGCCAAGACGCTGCTGATCAAGACCCTGGCCGATGCCGTGCATCTCCGCTTCAACCGCATCCAGTTCACCCCGGACCTGATGCCGTCCGACATCCTCGGCGCCGAGGTGATCGAGGAGGATCGCAGCAGCGGCAAGCGCGTCATCCGCTTCATCCGCGGCCCGATCTTCTCGAACATCATCCTCGCCGACGAGATCAACCGCACGCCGCCGAAGACGCAGGCGGCGCTGCTCGAGGCGATGCAGGAGTACCAGGTGACGGTCAGCGGCGTCCGCTACGACCTCGAGCGGCCGCTGTTCGTGCTGGCGACACAGAATCCGATCGAGCAGGAGGGCACCTATCCGCTTCCCGAGGCGCAGCTCGACCGCTTCATGTTCAACGTCGTCATCGAGTATCCCACCGCTGAGGAAGAGCGCCGCATCCTGGCGATGACCACCGGCTCGAGCGAGCCGCGCATCGGCGTGGTGGCGAGCGGCGGCGAGATCGAGCGGCTGCACGGCCTGGTCCGCGACGTGCCCGCCGCGGACAACATCGTCGACTTCGCGGCGCGCCTCGTCCGCGCGACGCGGCCGGCCGGCGAAGAAGCGCCCGACTTCGTCCGCAAGTGGGTGCGCTGGGGCGCCGGACCGCGCGCCGGCCAGGCCCTGCTGCTCGGCGCCAAGGCGCGCGCCCTGCTCGAGGGACGCACGGTGGCCGATTTCGAGGACGTCCGCGCCGTCGCGCTGCCGGTCCTGCGTCACCGCGTGCTCGTCAACTTCCAGGCGGAAGCCGACGGCATCGACGCCGACGAGATCGTCCGCCGGCTGCTCGACCTCCGTCAGTGA
- the murQ gene encoding N-acetylmuramic acid 6-phosphate etherase, which translates to MPTTQSKWQSLPTEQINPATLAIDKAPVREILDLIINEDRKVIAAVHKEKERIAHGIEIITKALRKGGRVILIGAGTSGRLGVVESAEMPPTFGTAPRLVQAIMAGGQGAVFQAKEGVEDNYEEGGRSIGRLRLTNRDVVIGVSASGITPFVRGGLTRARKAGAKIIFVTCWPGSELQNFVDLIIAPAVGPEIIAGSTRLKAGTATKLVLNMLTTVSMIKWGKTYGNLMVDVRTGSEKLKDRAKRILGVVTGLDPDAAEALLKRARWNVKAAIVMQKSGLTLPQAMKRLRENDNLVRDAIGEDIEPRLRQLLGI; encoded by the coding sequence GTGCCCACGACGCAATCCAAGTGGCAGTCGCTCCCGACCGAACAGATCAATCCCGCTACACTCGCGATCGATAAAGCGCCGGTGCGCGAGATCCTCGATTTGATCATCAACGAGGATCGCAAGGTCATCGCCGCGGTGCACAAGGAAAAGGAACGGATCGCCCACGGCATCGAGATCATCACCAAGGCCCTGCGCAAAGGCGGGCGCGTGATCCTGATCGGCGCGGGGACGAGCGGCCGCCTGGGCGTGGTGGAATCCGCCGAGATGCCGCCGACCTTCGGCACCGCGCCGCGGCTGGTGCAGGCGATCATGGCGGGCGGCCAGGGGGCGGTGTTCCAGGCCAAGGAAGGGGTCGAGGACAACTACGAGGAAGGGGGGCGCAGCATCGGCCGGCTTCGCCTCACCAACCGCGACGTCGTCATCGGCGTCTCGGCGAGCGGCATCACTCCGTTCGTGCGCGGCGGACTGACGCGGGCGCGCAAGGCCGGGGCGAAGATCATCTTCGTCACCTGCTGGCCCGGGTCGGAGCTGCAGAACTTCGTCGACCTGATCATCGCGCCGGCCGTCGGCCCCGAGATCATCGCCGGTTCGACCCGGCTGAAGGCGGGCACGGCGACCAAGCTGGTCCTGAACATGCTGACCACCGTGTCGATGATCAAGTGGGGCAAGACCTACGGCAATCTGATGGTCGACGTCCGCACCGGCTCGGAGAAGCTGAAGGATCGCGCCAAGCGCATCCTGGGCGTGGTCACCGGCCTCGATCCCGACGCCGCCGAAGCGCTGCTCAAGCGCGCGCGCTGGAACGTGAAGGCGGCGATCGTGATGCAGAAATCCGGGCTGACGCTGCCGCAGGCGATGAAGCGCCTGCGCGAGAACGACAATCTGGTGCGCGACGCGATCGGCGAAGACATCGAGCCGCGGCTGCGGCAGCTGCTCGGGATCTGA
- the nagB gene encoding glucosamine-6-phosphate deaminase, with the protein MPKVTTFHDERVLARTLAAQIVEALAAKPDLVLGLPTGRTPVRLYHELGAMHAKGQADFSRVTTFNLDEFLGVPPEHPGSYRSFMHEHLFSRVNIPASRINLLNGIAPDPLAECIRYERAIAAAGGIDLQLLGIGTNGHIGFNEPARELTGPTHRVVLKASTRHSNAALFGGNEDDVPREALSMGMATILRARRIILLATGKSKAACIERAVHGPITTRMPASFLQLHRDVELMLDDAAAGQLSRSATDHIPNASLIPDP; encoded by the coding sequence ATGCCGAAAGTAACGACGTTCCACGACGAGCGCGTCCTCGCCCGAACCCTCGCCGCGCAGATCGTGGAGGCGCTCGCCGCGAAGCCGGATCTGGTGCTGGGACTGCCGACCGGACGCACGCCCGTCCGCCTCTATCACGAGCTCGGGGCGATGCACGCCAAAGGGCAGGCGGACTTCTCGCGCGTCACCACCTTCAACCTCGACGAGTTCCTCGGCGTGCCGCCGGAGCATCCCGGCAGCTATCGCTCGTTCATGCACGAGCACCTGTTCTCGCGGGTGAACATCCCCGCGAGCCGGATCAATCTGCTGAACGGCATCGCGCCGGACCCGCTCGCCGAGTGCATCCGCTACGAGCGCGCCATCGCCGCGGCGGGCGGCATCGATCTCCAGCTGCTCGGCATCGGCACCAACGGGCACATCGGCTTCAACGAACCCGCGCGCGAGCTGACCGGGCCGACGCACCGCGTCGTGCTCAAGGCCTCGACCCGGCACAGCAACGCCGCCCTGTTCGGCGGCAACGAAGACGACGTTCCGCGGGAAGCGTTGTCGATGGGCATGGCCACGATCCTGCGCGCGCGCCGGATCATCCTGCTGGCGACGGGCAAGTCCAAGGCCGCCTGTATCGAGCGCGCCGTGCACGGCCCGATCACCACGCGCATGCCGGCGTCGTTCCTGCAGCTCCATCGCGACGTCGAGCTGATGCTCGACGACGCGGCCGCCGGACAGCTGTCGCGAAGCGCCACGGATCACATCCCGAACGCATCCCTGATCCCTGATCCCTGA
- a CDS encoding BadF/BadG/BcrA/BcrD ATPase family protein, with protein MHVLGIDAGGTKTVCQLADEHGEVLAEARRGGANLQAAGELEVEKVLHDVMEDALGDADIRPAAICLGIAGVDRPDDARVMEQIMRRIGYKARMLIVNDALVALEAGAPGKPGVVLVAGTGSIAYGRNAQNQSARAGGWGYVLGDEGSGYWIGRAALRAVLREADRRGPATQLTGLLLHYYGVARAQDLIAQVYHGALRPAAIASLAQCVQGAFNNGDEVAIHILRSAADQLESSAVSVARRLELIGTEFPIVLAGGIFRAVPWLDEELRRRLPLAAPRAVPGLLTEEPATGAVRLALAHLRGEYPVPVYKTE; from the coding sequence TTGCACGTTCTGGGCATAGACGCCGGCGGCACCAAGACGGTGTGCCAGTTGGCGGACGAGCACGGCGAAGTGCTCGCGGAAGCGCGGCGCGGCGGCGCCAACCTGCAGGCGGCCGGCGAGCTCGAGGTCGAGAAGGTCCTCCACGACGTCATGGAGGATGCGCTCGGCGACGCCGACATCCGTCCGGCGGCCATCTGTCTCGGCATCGCCGGCGTCGATCGTCCGGACGACGCGCGGGTGATGGAGCAGATCATGCGGCGCATCGGCTACAAGGCGCGCATGCTGATCGTCAACGACGCGCTGGTGGCGCTCGAGGCGGGCGCGCCGGGCAAGCCGGGGGTGGTGCTCGTCGCCGGCACCGGATCGATCGCGTACGGCCGCAACGCGCAGAACCAGTCGGCGCGGGCCGGCGGGTGGGGCTACGTCCTCGGCGACGAGGGCAGCGGCTACTGGATCGGCCGCGCCGCGCTCCGCGCGGTGCTGCGCGAAGCCGACCGCCGCGGGCCGGCGACGCAGCTGACCGGGCTGCTCCTGCACTACTACGGCGTCGCCCGCGCGCAGGACCTGATCGCGCAGGTGTATCACGGCGCGCTGCGCCCGGCGGCGATTGCCTCGCTCGCGCAGTGCGTGCAGGGCGCGTTCAACAACGGCGACGAAGTCGCGATTCACATTCTCCGCAGCGCCGCCGACCAGCTCGAATCGTCCGCGGTGTCGGTGGCGCGGCGGCTGGAGCTGATCGGGACCGAGTTTCCGATCGTGCTGGCGGGCGGGATCTTCCGCGCCGTCCCGTGGCTCGACGAGGAGCTGCGGCGGCGGCTGCCGCTGGCCGCGCCGCGCGCCGTCCCCGGCCTGCTGACCGAGGAGCCCGCCACCGGCGCCGTGCGCCTCGCGCTGGCGCACCTGCGCGGCGAGTACCCCGTCCCGGTCTACAAGACCGAGTGA